The Falco cherrug isolate bFalChe1 chromosome 3, bFalChe1.pri, whole genome shotgun sequence genome segment CCTTAGAAAACGCTTGGAAGTGAAATGCCAGTTACCTTCATGAATCATTTCTGGTACTGTACTGCTTATGCTATTGAAGGTTATTTTGTTTCAGGGTGtaaatttacattaatttccttATTACACAGTACAGCACCTTCTGAATCCATATCCTGTTAGGGTGCTGCAGAAGGAATGTATGTGGAGACTTTACACAATTCTCTTACTTTAGTTACGATTGAGAGTCACTCAGTGAAGAGAGAGAGGGGTCAGAAGGATGTTTTGCAACATCTAATGCCTAAACTCGTTTGTGTGACTCCTCCGCAGAGTGCCCTAAACATGAAGTGGCTCCCCTCGCTTGCGAGGTAGAGCAGGTTCCTCATGTGAAATAAACCACAACTTTTTGGAGTGTGCAAGTGACTTGGGCACTTAACTCTCAGAAGCCTGAGTACACTCTGAGCGGGCTGTAGTCTGTTGGATGCTCTCATTGCACACTTTTTTCATAGAACAGTTCTCGAGAAAATGTACTTATCAAAGAAAAGTAACATTTGTTTTGTGgctgttttttggggttttttttgtgtggtttgttttgttcttttataaCAGGCAGAAGAAGCAGGACTTGCTGTGTCTGTTCTGTTATGTGTGAGAGCCCTTCAGATCAGATCAAACGGAAGTGATGAAATGAAGACATCAGTATGTAAAACAATTGCATGCCTTTTACCAGAAGACCTTGAAGTTAGGAGAGCTTGTCAGCTCACGGAATTTTTACTCGAGCCAACTTTGAGTGGATTTAATGTGTTAGAAGAGCTCTATATGCAACCAGATCAAAAATTtgatgaagaaaatgcaatggTTCCAAATTCACTCCGTTGTGAGCTGCTGTTAGCTTTAAAAGCATATTGGCCATTTGATCCTGAATTTTGGGACTGGAAGACTTTAAAGCGACATTGCCTTAAACTGTTAGGAAAAGTAGCTTCTGATTCAGAGGATGATGCAAGTTGTAATATGTCAATCAATGAAACCGACATGTTAGACACTTTCTTTAGTGACTATGATGAGACAAAAGAACATAAATATTATGATGGAAAAGACACAATGAACCACCCTAAAGAAAAAGCGAGAGTGAAAAAACCCATTGGTTCTTCAGAAAGGTATCAGAGATGGCTTCAATacaaatttttttgtgtgctctGCAAAAGGGAGTGTATAGAGGCTAGAATACTGCATCATTCTAAGATGCATATGGAAGATGGTGTTTATACATGTCCGGTGTGTACAAAAAAGTTCaagagaaaagaattttttgtACCACATGTAATGGAACATGTTAAAATGCCACCTAGTAGAACGCACAGacctaaaaagaaaatcatactGAAAAAAGAGAGATCACCACAAAAGACAACAGCTTCCAGCAGCCCGCCTCCAGCGTTTCAGGAAAAGTCAGatcagccacagctgcctgaaaacTTCGAAAATGACACACACGAATATGTCACGTTCAGCCAACTGGAAAATTGCCAGCTACAAGACAGAGACATATATCCGTGTCCCGGAACAGATTGTTCTAGAGTATTTAAACAGTTTAAATACTTAAGTGTACATCTGAAAGCTGAACATCAAAACAACGATGAGAATGCAAAACACTACTTGGATATgaaaaacaggagagagaaatgtgCTTTCTGTCGCCGACACTTCATGACATCCTTTCATCTGCGGGAGCATGAACGTGTGCACTGTGGGCCTCAGCCGTATATGTGTGTGTCAATGGATTGTTACGCTAGATTTGGGTCAGTTAACGAGCTTCTCAATCACAAACAAACACATGATGATCTTCGTTACAAATGTGAGCTAAATGGCTGTAATATTGTTTTCAGTGACTTAGGGCAGCTTTACCATCATGAGGCGCAGCACTTCAGAGATGCATCGTACACCTGCAACTTCTTTGGTTGCAAAAAGTTTTATTATTCaaaaactgaatttcaaaatCACCTTGCAGTGCATAATATTGAAGTCTCAAATGGGGAAGTGAAGCAGACTTTCAAACTTGAGGCGTCAGTTTCAAAAGACAAATGCAGTTATCTTCCAGAGCCTCAGCTGCTTGAACAATCTGAAAATTCCAGCCTGAATGATAACTTGGATCCCTCAGGCTCTCAGGAAGTTCCGCAGATTAAGGAAGAAGCTCTCTCTGATAGTGAAGATCTAGACAGTGAAAGTAATTGCAGTCTTCATTgtggggagcacagcacaggtGCTGCGGTAAACCAAGGCCAGGTGTCTCCTCTGATGATTGAAACAATGGTTCACAATCAGGCGGTCCCAGGTTTTCTCCTGTCCCAGGAAGAGGTCTTCCATCCAGCAGATGTGAAACAACAGTGTTCCAATGTGGCAGTTGgctttgatgaaaaaaatctttcctgtgGTTTTGAAGGCTGCTGTTCTACACACAAAAATTCCAGAAGTATCCAAAAACACCTTCGCAGACCCCATCCGTataattttaaaggtaaaaaacaTACAGAGATGAAAACTAAAGACTTTCTCGATCTGATGAGTGACACTCAGGACAGCAAATTCCCTGCAGACATTACTACAGAGTTAGGTCATAATTCAGACACAAATGCTGACTCTCCAGAAAGCTCATATTGTACTATAGATGGTAAAGGAAACAATGGCCTGAAAGAGGAAACATGTCCTTCTTCTCCAGAAACATCTTTTTATGACAGCTCTAAAGAATCAAATATTGAAGATAACATGTTGGAACTAATGTTAGGCTTGAAACACCTAAGCTTGAAAAATTCTAACATTCAGAATTCTTCAAAACACAAGTCTTACTTGGGCTCCTTACAGTCCTACTCATCTAGGGATGCCAAGTGCCCCGGATCTGTAGATGGAACTACCTCAAAATTTCAGCTTCAAGAGCAACAAGATAATTTACCCAGCCAGTACCTTACTCAGCTGGCAGCTAAACCCTTTTTCTGTGAATGTCAAGGATGTACGTGTGAGTTTGTGACCAGAGAAGCTCTCCTAATGCATTACGTTAAAAAGCATAACTATTCCAAGGAAATGGTTCTTCAGTTAAATATGTTTCAGCATCGGTACTCGCCGTTTAAGTGTCATATTTGCCAAAGATCatttacaagaaaaacacaCCTAAGAATTCACTATAGAAACAAACATCAAATTGGCTGTGAGAGGGTCACTCACAAGGTCTGCTCTAATGAAAAATTTGATCCTGTAGGTTTATGTACAGGTGACATGCGTAAAAATAGCGGTGTTCCAACACCTGTCTGCGCAACCAGCATCGAATTCAGTGAACATTCAGACTACTCAGAGCAGCTGTGTCATCCGAAGAAGGAAGACACTAGTTCTGAGACAGATTTGGAGTCCAGTGAAGAGACAGACAATAATGTAACAAGAAAAACATCTAatacagcttctctggacagTCACAGGGAAGAACTGGAAGCAAGACAgggaagaggaagcaaaagaaCAGTTGCTAAAGGAAACTTATGTTACATATTGCATAAGTACCACAAACCATTTCATTGTATACATAAAAGTTGCAACTCTGCATTTACCAACCAGAAAGGTTTGATTCGCCATTATAGAACTGTTCACCAGTACAATAAAGAACAGCTCTGCttagaaaaagacaaagcaagaacaaaaagggAACTtgtcaaatgtaaaaaaatatttgcatgcaaATACAAAGAGTGTGGTAAGCGGTTTTTATGTTCCAAATCTCTTGCTAAGCACTGTAGTGACTTCCACAATGAACACTTAGAGGATCaaaaactgctttctgaagctgaaTCTGCAAGATTTGTTTGTAACCAAGCCCATTGCCCTGCTGTATTTTATACCTTTGATAAGCTTAAACAGCACCTAATAGAAGAACATGACAGtgaagagaaattaaacaaaGATTTTGAAATCCATTGTGACCTTAATGGCTGTGATCGAATTTTCACTAATTACAGTCACTACTCTCAACATGTGTATTTCCGACATAGTGAATATTATGATAGTCTCTTTGGAAAtcagaaagaggaggaagataatcaagataaagataaaaatgaacaaagttATTTGAAAGACGGTGTTGACGTAAGCAAGCAGAATGGGAAgcaggtaaaagaaaaatctaaacgAATTATCAGGAGTAGAGAAAAGCATTTGAtgagtttcaaaacaaaagaggaagCCCTACAAATGTGCAAAGAGAAATCTAACCAGACCCAGTACCCTTGCATGGTTCAGGGATGTTTGTCTGTTGTCAAATTGGAAAGCAGTATAGTGAGGCACTATAAGCGCACACATCAGATGACCAATATGTACATAGAGCAACAGATTCAGAAACTTGTTGTTTGTGTTAAATGTGGCATAATGATTGAAAAACAGTCCTGCTCCGGAACAGCTTCAGACTTGGATAAAAAAGGTGTAAAAGAGGGTAAAGCAGCTAACCCCGAGTGTGTGCAGGAAAGTGAAAAACCTCTTGTTCCAAATACTGATCATGATCCTCAAGATGTGAGCAATGACGACCAAAAAAGATGTCCGTCAGGTGGTGTGAGTTTTGATGCCAGTGCCTTTATGTATTCCGGCACTTTAAAATGTAACCACAGTTCAAAGAACACCTGTTTTGAAGAGTCTAACGTCAGGGAGACAGTTATGTGTAAACCTGAAGATTTCCCTGAAAATAGTGAAAGAGAGAATAGCTCGTACTTCTCCAGTTTACAATTAGAGTTGCCAAGAGAGAAAGACCCAGAAGGATGTCAAAATAGTGCAGTTaatcaaaatgcagaaagaaatgtattttgtgcTACAAAAGACAAAACTCAGAAGCCTCCAGTGTCCAAATTATTTGATTTAAAGACATATAAACCAATGGGGTTTgagtcttcatttttaaaatttattcagGAAAGCGAGGGAAAAGATGACGACGACGACGATGATTTTGATGAGGTAGTAGAATGGGAGTCTCCTGAGCAGTTGCCAGCAGATAAAACCTTGGAGAAAGAGGGAGACGGTCAAGGGGAGACACCAGTAAATAACTTTGTAAATGATGAAAATGTACTCGTAACCCAAAATAATCATGGGCAGCTAACAGAAATCCAGCCCTTGTTGTCAGAATCGTCATCTGCCCCTTCTTTAGAAAATTTGAGGGCAATCTTGGACAAGGCACTAACGGACTGTGGAGACCTTGCCTTAAAACAGCTTCATTACTTAAGACCAGTAGTTGTTCTTGAAAGATCCAAGTTTTCCACACCCCTCATAGACTTATTTCCAACAAAAAAGACAGATGAGCTTTGTGTAGGAAGTTCGTAAGTAGTTTTGCTTAGAGCAGATTGCCTTCACTACTGCTATATGGGGAGAACTTCAAATTAGAACAGTAATTGTTACAGTACACACTGTTTAGGTTAGTTTAGACTGTTCAATTCCATGAATGTATATTATCTGTCAAAATTATTGGCCAAGTTAATTTAGctccccatttttttcagtgggcTATGCCGATATTGGTGCTATTTAACACATCAGAATACTGGGGTCTTCCTCTTGAAGAGTAAACGTGCATGATTGTATATGGAACAAGTACTAGGGTACCAGGGTTTGGGGGATGATGGAGTTATTACTTGACTTGAATGTGCACCCTAGGGTGCTTTGTGTAACATATTGTACACTACAGCATCTTATATTTTTTGAGTTATGAGTTTCaataaattacagtttttcaCCCATCTGTTTACTGTACAATAAATCTTTAATTTGGTTTACTTGTAATTGAATTTGGGACCATTCTGAGTGCATTGGACAATGTTGCTTAAGTTTTATGCATTTGTAGATAATTTATAAGACTGATAAAACAGTATAGATACAGGAAAaagtattacattttattttgtaatatgctctgtgcttttttcagtcttgaaagAATTAGAATTAGTACAGGCAGAAAGCACTTGCCACGTAGAGATGAGGAAGTCCTAGTTACCTTTCCCTTTAAAGGAAGAAGATGCTTCAGAGAGCGTATGGTACAACATAAGTGTTGGAAGAGCGCTGCCAGGCTTCCGAGGCAGTTGTGTCATGTGAAAGTATCAGAGCACATTTTGGATTCCCTGTTTAGCTTTTTTGATAATGAATAAAACCTAGCTGGAAGATTCATCAGAAgagtaattaatattttaagatctGTTTCTTGTTCTGCTGTGTCTCATTTCTTGCTATACTTCTGGATACGTCGTGAGGGCCAGAATCTGTTTGCCCTGTGAGTGCTATTTCCCAGGCTCTGTGAGGATGTTAATGAGCAAGTAGCAATCGCAGCTGCTTGATTGAGGGCATGGGTTTTGTTgtagtgttttgggttttatacTGCGATCTGAAAAGTAGCAGTGGAATGGAAATGGAGAAAACTTggggaaatgtttaaaaataactatgAATATTGGCTGGGTGCAGGAATGAagaaggcaattaaaaaaaatctggggaACTGCATTATGACCAAAACTAGGCAGAAATGCCATCTTCATACTACAAAACTTTTTGGGGcattcttaaaataaagagTTAAATTAAATGTTGTACACCAAGCAGGAGAAGTATAGTTTATTGTGtatcttttcctgttgtttcctttctgtaaacTGTAAGCTTCTTGTTATGAAAAGTGTATGGTGCATGAATCTTCTcactggcttttaaaaatggaagttaGGGTCAAAAGGTCAGATACCTGAAGTAGATGGAAGTGTGTTCCAAcgtaatttttgtcttttttttttttttttttttaaaaaaaaaagaagtttacCTTTTAATGTCAAGTTTGTGTCATGTTCAGACATACTTGAATCTTTCAGGATCTCAGAACAGGAAGAGGGGTTAACTGTAAACTTAATAAAAATTTACAGCTGGGCATGATGATCTTTCCAaccctaaatgattctgtgattctatgtgATGTCTGCTTAAGGTAATGTGCCTAGAGAGGTACCAGTACGgtactggggttttttgagtATCCCACAAAGCAGTCCGTCCCCTTCAGtgcctaaagaaagaaaattgatcAGCATGAATAGTAAATACATTGAGGTTTTGAGCCTTCAGTTTCTGGtcaaacagctttattttcactAGATAATCACAGCTTCAGATATGACAGTATTGAAGAATTCAAGCACTTAAAATACTTACTTGGAATGAGAAAAATCAGATGAGAATGCAGGAATGAAACG includes the following:
- the RLF gene encoding zinc finger protein Rlf isoform X3, translating into MRIKHLMKSNCIPQATFLSKLCADSPEIANVSSFRQAYITCVCSMLPNEDSIKEIAKVDCKEVLDIICNLESEGQENTAFILCTTYLTHQLQTANVYCSWELTLFWSKLQRRIDPSLDSFLERCRQFGIIAKTLQHLFFLIRVIQSEAEEAGLAVSVLLCVRALQIRSNGSDEMKTSVCKTIACLLPEDLEVRRACQLTEFLLEPTLSGFNVLEELYMQPDQKFDEENAMVPNSLRCELLLALKAYWPFDPEFWDWKTLKRHCLKLLGKVASDSEDDASCNMSINETDMLDTFFSDYDETKEHKYYDGKDTMNHPKEKARVKKPIGSSERYQRWLQYKFFCVLCKRECIEARILHHSKMHMEDGVYTCPVCTKKFKRKEFFVPHVMEHVKMPPSRTHRPKKKIILKKERSPQKTTASSSPPPAFQEKSDQPQLPENFENDTHEYVTFSQLENCQLQDRDIYPCPGTDCSRVFKQFKYLSVHLKAEHQNNDENAKHYLDMKNRREKCAFCRRHFMTSFHLREHERVHCGPQPYMCVSMDCYARFGSVNELLNHKQTHDDLRYKCELNGCNIVFSDLGQLYHHEAQHFRDASYTCNFFGCKKFYYSKTEFQNHLAVHNIEVSNGEVKQTFKLEASVSKDKCSYLPEPQLLEQSENSSLNDNLDPSGSQEVPQIKEEALSDSEDLDSESNCSLHCGEHSTGAAVNQGQVSPLMIETMVHNQAVPGFLLSQEEVFHPADVKQQCSNVAVGFDEKNLSCGFEGCCSTHKNSRSIQKHLRRPHPYNFKGKKHTEMKTKDFLDLMSDTQDSKFPADITTELGHNSDTNADSPESSYCTIDGKGNNGLKEETCPSSPETSFYDSSKESNIEDNMLELMLGLKHLSLKNSNIQNSSKHKSYLGSLQSYSSRDAKCPGSVDGTTSKFQLQEQQDNLPSQYLTQLAAKPFFCECQGCTCEFVTREALLMHYVKKHNYSKEMVLQLNMFQHRYSPFKCHICQRSFTRKTHLRIHYRNKHQIGCERVTHKVCSNEKFDPVGLCTGDMRKNSGVPTPVCATSIEFSEHSDYSEQLCHPKKEDTSSETDLESSEETDNNVTRKTSNTASLDSHREELEARQGRGSKRTVAKGNLCYILHKYHKPFHCIHKSCNSAFTNQKGLIRHYRTVHQYNKEQLCLEKDKARTKRELVKCKKIFACKYKECGKRFLCSKSLAKHCSDFHNEHLEDQKLLSEAESARFVCNQAHCPAVFYTFDKLKQHLIEEHDSEEKLNKDFEIHCDLNGCDRIFTNYSHYSQHVYFRHSEYYDSLFGNQKEEEDNQDKDKNEQSYLKDGVDVSKQNGKQVKEKSKRIIRSREKHLMSFKTKEEALQMCKEKSNQTQYPCMVQGCLSVVKLESSIVRHYKRTHQMTNMYIEQQIQKLVVCVKCGIMIEKQSCSGTASDLDKKGVKEGKAANPECVQESEKPLVPNTDHDPQDVSNDDQKRCPSGGVSFDASAFMYSGTLKCNHSSKNTCFEESNVRETVMCKPEDFPENSERENSSYFSSLQLELPREKDPEGCQNSAVNQNAERNVFCATKDKTQKPPVSKLFDLKTYKPMGFESSFLKFIQESEGKDDDDDDDFDEVVEWESPEQLPADKTLEKEGDGQGETPVNNFVNDENVLVTQNNHGQLTEIQPLLSESSSAPSLENLRAILDKALTDCGDLALKQLHYLRPVVVLERSKFSTPLIDLFPTKKTDELCVGSS
- the RLF gene encoding zinc finger protein Rlf isoform X2, whose translation is MVFGTWLASVCWGQDGNIPDLSVERDSHDALLEFGNNNLQILVDITREGVWKNPVLIKILSQQPVETEEANKLITREGPSFLQMRIKHLMKSNCIPQATFLSKLCADSPEIANVSSFRQAYITCVCSMLPNEDSIKEIAKVDCKEVLDIICNLESEGQENTAFILCTTYLTHQLQTANVYCSWELTLFWSKLQRRIDPSLDSFLERCRQFGIIAKTLQHLFFLIRVIQSEAEEAGLAVSVLLCVRALQIRSNGSDEMKTSVCKTIACLLPEDLEVRRACQLTEFLLEPTLSGFNVLEELYMQPDQKFDEENAMVPNSLRCELLLALKAYWPFDPEFWDWKTLKRHCLKLLGKVASDSEDDASCNMSINETDMLDTFFSDYDETKEHKYYDGKDTMNHPKEKARVKKPIGSSERYQRWLQYKFFCVLCKRECIEARILHHSKMHMEDGVYTCPVCTKKFKRKEFFVPHVMEHVKMPPSRTHRPKKKIILKKERSPQKTTASSSPPPAFQEKSDQPQLPENFENDTHEYVTFSQLENCQLQDRDIYPCPGTDCSRVFKQFKYLSVHLKAEHQNNDENAKHYLDMKNRREKCAFCRRHFMTSFHLREHERVHCGPQPYMCVSMDCYARFGSVNELLNHKQTHDDLRYKCELNGCNIVFSDLGQLYHHEAQHFRDASYTCNFFGCKKFYYSKTEFQNHLAVHNIEVSNGEVKQTFKLEASVSKDKCSYLPEPQLLEQSENSSLNDNLDPSGSQEVPQIKEEALSDSEDLDSESNCSLHCGEHSTGAAVNQGQVSPLMIETMVHNQAVPGFLLSQEEVFHPADVKQQCSNVAVGFDEKNLSCGFEGCCSTHKNSRSIQKHLRRPHPYNFKGKKHTEMKTKDFLDLMSDTQDSKFPADITTELGHNSDTNADSPESSYCTIDGKGNNGLKEETCPSSPETSFYDSSKESNIEDNMLELMLGLKHLSLKNSNIQNSSKHKSYLGSLQSYSSRDAKCPGSVDGTTSKFQLQEQQDNLPSQYLTQLAAKPFFCECQGCTCEFVTREALLMHYVKKHNYSKEMVLQLNMFQHRYSPFKCHICQRSFTRKTHLRIHYRNKHQIGCERVTHKVCSNEKFDPVGLCTGDMRKNSGVPTPVCATSIEFSEHSDYSEQLCHPKKEDTSSETDLESSEETDNNVTRKTSNTASLDSHREELEARQGRGSKRTVAKGNLCYILHKYHKPFHCIHKSCNSAFTNQKGLIRHYRTVHQYNKEQLCLEKDKARTKRELVKCKKIFACKYKECGKRFLCSKSLAKHCSDFHNEHLEDQKLLSEAESARFVCNQAHCPAVFYTFDKLKQHLIEEHDSEEKLNKDFEIHCDLNGCDRIFTNYSHYSQHVYFRHSEYYDSLFGNQKEEEDNQDKDKNEQSYLKDGVDVSKQNGKQVKEKSKRIIRSREKHLMSFKTKEEALQMCKEKSNQTQYPCMVQGCLSVVKLESSIVRHYKRTHQMTNMYIEQQIQKLVVCVKCGIMIEKQSCSGTASDLDKKGVKEGKAANPECVQESEKPLVPNTDHDPQDVSNDDQKRCPSGGVSFDASAFMYSGTLKCNHSSKNTCFEESNVRETVMCKPEDFPENSERENSSYFSSLQLELPREKDPEGCQNSAVNQNAERNVFCATKDKTQKPPVSKLFDLKTYKPMGFESSFLKFIQESEGKDDDDDDDFDEVVEWESPEQLPADKTLEKEGDGQGETPVNNFVNDENVLVTQNNHGQLTEIQPLLSESSSAPSLENLRAILDKALTDCGDLALKQLHYLRPVVVLERSKFSTPLIDLFPTKKTDELCVGSS
- the RLF gene encoding zinc finger protein Rlf isoform X1, yielding MRSVAASHVILAYAQWGRAQMADAEAEAAPRPEMQRLVAALRARLWQLQTELREQEVSEASSRAYCRGFCQTLLQYAGSRGASEHILPFLEVYRISIQSFANARPYLTTECEDVLLVLGRLVLSCFELLLSIPESELPHEVWLGFHQSIQDSHDALLEFGNNNLQILVDITREGVWKNPVLIKILSQQPVETEEANKLITREGPSFLQMRIKHLMKSNCIPQATFLSKLCADSPEIANVSSFRQAYITCVCSMLPNEDSIKEIAKVDCKEVLDIICNLESEGQENTAFILCTTYLTHQLQTANVYCSWELTLFWSKLQRRIDPSLDSFLERCRQFGIIAKTLQHLFFLIRVIQSEAEEAGLAVSVLLCVRALQIRSNGSDEMKTSVCKTIACLLPEDLEVRRACQLTEFLLEPTLSGFNVLEELYMQPDQKFDEENAMVPNSLRCELLLALKAYWPFDPEFWDWKTLKRHCLKLLGKVASDSEDDASCNMSINETDMLDTFFSDYDETKEHKYYDGKDTMNHPKEKARVKKPIGSSERYQRWLQYKFFCVLCKRECIEARILHHSKMHMEDGVYTCPVCTKKFKRKEFFVPHVMEHVKMPPSRTHRPKKKIILKKERSPQKTTASSSPPPAFQEKSDQPQLPENFENDTHEYVTFSQLENCQLQDRDIYPCPGTDCSRVFKQFKYLSVHLKAEHQNNDENAKHYLDMKNRREKCAFCRRHFMTSFHLREHERVHCGPQPYMCVSMDCYARFGSVNELLNHKQTHDDLRYKCELNGCNIVFSDLGQLYHHEAQHFRDASYTCNFFGCKKFYYSKTEFQNHLAVHNIEVSNGEVKQTFKLEASVSKDKCSYLPEPQLLEQSENSSLNDNLDPSGSQEVPQIKEEALSDSEDLDSESNCSLHCGEHSTGAAVNQGQVSPLMIETMVHNQAVPGFLLSQEEVFHPADVKQQCSNVAVGFDEKNLSCGFEGCCSTHKNSRSIQKHLRRPHPYNFKGKKHTEMKTKDFLDLMSDTQDSKFPADITTELGHNSDTNADSPESSYCTIDGKGNNGLKEETCPSSPETSFYDSSKESNIEDNMLELMLGLKHLSLKNSNIQNSSKHKSYLGSLQSYSSRDAKCPGSVDGTTSKFQLQEQQDNLPSQYLTQLAAKPFFCECQGCTCEFVTREALLMHYVKKHNYSKEMVLQLNMFQHRYSPFKCHICQRSFTRKTHLRIHYRNKHQIGCERVTHKVCSNEKFDPVGLCTGDMRKNSGVPTPVCATSIEFSEHSDYSEQLCHPKKEDTSSETDLESSEETDNNVTRKTSNTASLDSHREELEARQGRGSKRTVAKGNLCYILHKYHKPFHCIHKSCNSAFTNQKGLIRHYRTVHQYNKEQLCLEKDKARTKRELVKCKKIFACKYKECGKRFLCSKSLAKHCSDFHNEHLEDQKLLSEAESARFVCNQAHCPAVFYTFDKLKQHLIEEHDSEEKLNKDFEIHCDLNGCDRIFTNYSHYSQHVYFRHSEYYDSLFGNQKEEEDNQDKDKNEQSYLKDGVDVSKQNGKQVKEKSKRIIRSREKHLMSFKTKEEALQMCKEKSNQTQYPCMVQGCLSVVKLESSIVRHYKRTHQMTNMYIEQQIQKLVVCVKCGIMIEKQSCSGTASDLDKKGVKEGKAANPECVQESEKPLVPNTDHDPQDVSNDDQKRCPSGGVSFDASAFMYSGTLKCNHSSKNTCFEESNVRETVMCKPEDFPENSERENSSYFSSLQLELPREKDPEGCQNSAVNQNAERNVFCATKDKTQKPPVSKLFDLKTYKPMGFESSFLKFIQESEGKDDDDDDDFDEVVEWESPEQLPADKTLEKEGDGQGETPVNNFVNDENVLVTQNNHGQLTEIQPLLSESSSAPSLENLRAILDKALTDCGDLALKQLHYLRPVVVLERSKFSTPLIDLFPTKKTDELCVGSS